CTGAAAATGTAGTTGCAAATGTAAGTCCTCTATGAGTAAATTTTTTGTATAATAAAAAGTCTAAAAATATATTTATAGTAATTGCAATTAAAGATGAAATTACAGGTAATTTTCTATCTTTATTAGCATAATGAGCTCTAGTTAATAAATGTATGGTTGAAAAAAATATTAATCCTATAGCATATATTTCTAATATTTCAGAAGTTAATTCAACACTTTCTAAAGTAAATTTACCTCTATTAAAAAGCAAAGTAATAATTTCCCTAGAATAATATATTAAACCTAAACTAGAAGGTATAATTAAAATTGCTAGTAAATTCATTCCTCTTTCTATAGTAGTTTTAAATAGTTCATTATTCTTTTTTAAAACAGATTTTGATAAATCAGGAAAAATAACTACTGATAGAGATATAGCAAAAACACCTATAGGTAATAAATAAAGTCTTGAAGCATAATTTATAGCACTTATTGTACCAAGTTTTAAACTTCCAGCAAATGCAGTATCTACTAATTCATTTATTTGATATCCAAATATTCCTACTAATGTTGGAATCATTAATAAAAAGAACTTTTTAACATACTTATCTTTATAATCAAATGTAAATTTATATGTTTTTAATATTTTTAAAAATGATGGTAACTGTATTAAAACTTGAAATAGTCCCGATAATAAAAATGAAATACCTAATCCATATATTCCTAAACTATTTTTAGTTAATAATGCACCTATTATTATTGTCAAATTAAATACTACTCCAACTAAAGTTGAAATATAGAATTTTCCATAATTATTAAGTAATGATGAAATTAAACCTGAAACAGAAATAAATACTAAATAAAATGACATTATCTTAAGTAAAATTGATGCTGTTGCAATCATTTCTGCATCTTTAAATTTAAGTATATATTTTAATGTAAAATCTGAAAATAAAGCTGTAAATAATGAAATAGTAAAAGAAAATGAAACTATTAAATTAGTTAGATTAAATACAAAGCTATTAGCTCTTTCTAAATTATTTTCCTCTTTAATTTCGTTATAAATAGGTATAAAAGCTGTTCCAAGAGAACCTTCGCCTAATAATGTAGTAAAGAAATTTGCAATTCTTGATGAAGCAAAATATGCATCCGTATGACCAGTTGCCCCAAAAAAGGCAGCAATAACTATTTCTCTTATTAATCCTAAGATTCTACTTAACATATTAATTAACATTACTATTAAACTTGATTTAAACATATGCTTCCTTTCTAATAATAAAGTCATTATCAGATAAAGTTATATCTATACTACCTTCTTTAAATAAATCTAATATTGCTAAGAAAAAGCAAACAATTCTTCCTTTTGAAAAATTTCCTTTCATTAATGAAGAAAATGTTAACTCATTATTTTTAACAAATTCTTTTTCAATTTCAAATAATGCATCTG
The genomic region above belongs to Streptobacillus moniliformis DSM 12112 and contains:
- the murJ gene encoding murein biosynthesis integral membrane protein MurJ, whose translation is MFKSSLIVMLINMLSRILGLIREIVIAAFFGATGHTDAYFASSRIANFFTTLLGEGSLGTAFIPIYNEIKEENNLERANSFVFNLTNLIVSFSFTISLFTALFSDFTLKYILKFKDAEMIATASILLKIMSFYLVFISVSGLISSLLNNYGKFYISTLVGVVFNLTIIIGALLTKNSLGIYGLGISFLLSGLFQVLIQLPSFLKILKTYKFTFDYKDKYVKKFFLLMIPTLVGIFGYQINELVDTAFAGSLKLGTISAINYASRLYLLPIGVFAISLSVVIFPDLSKSVLKKNNELFKTTIERGMNLLAILIIPSSLGLIYYSREIITLLFNRGKFTLESVELTSEILEIYAIGLIFFSTIHLLTRAHYANKDRKLPVISSLIAITINIFLDFLLYKKFTHRGLTFATTFSALVNYLILLISLKARYSNVSLLKYFKFIIISLLNSIICIFVIEKIINISNKNLEIIIKLFMFIILYFAILSLKYIKDKKEILDR